The genomic DNA GTGGTACTGCGGCAACTGGCGCAGCTGCTGGGCATCGCGCACCACCAGCGTCATCACCGCCTTGTTGGGCAGGCGCACCACAATGGTATCGGTGGGGGTAGGGGCCAGATTACCAGCCCGCGAAGTGAAAGTGGAGGCCACCAGCAGCGCCCCAAAAGCAGCAGAAAAAAGGATAGATTTCATGAGTGAAAAGACGTTGAGAAAGACGTTGAATAAAGGCTGTGAAAAGAAAGTCCGACCCAAAAAGGAGCAGAAAAAAAGTAAATAAGTGCGCTGGCTGGCGCGCTATAATTGAATGGTCCGGCTGATAGTGCGGCCGCCGAGGCGGGCCTGCACGGTCAGGCTTTCAGGCAGGCCGGTGGCCTCGGCCAGGCTCACGGGCTCGCCGTGTACCAGGTGGTCGGCCTGGCGCAGCAGCCCGCCGAGGCGGAGCCGCCGCCGGGGCTGGTCGGACGCCGGGCTGGGCGCGGCGGCCACTACTGCCGCTACCGCTGGGCGACTGGTTTCGGGGCCGCGCCGCACATCTACCTCAATAATGCCGGCCGGGGCAGCTGGCACTGCGGCAACCGCAACTTGCGTGGGTGTTTCAGACGCGGCCGGCGTTTCCGGGGCCACGCGGGGGTAGGCAGGTGAGGCTGGCCCGCCGGGCCGTTCCGCCGCCCGGTGGTAGCCAACTGGCCGGCGGCCGCGTCCGGCTGCCGGGATTGTAAGTGAGAGCCGCTAGCTGCCTGGGGCACCGTGGTGGGGCGGCGCGGCCGGGTAGTAGTGGCTATCGGGTTACTAGATGGGGAAAGCGCCGAGGCCGTTGCCTGGCCGGTCATATTTTCCTGGTTTTTCTTTTCTGACTGACCTATCGTATTAGTAGGGAGGTTGTTGTCAATTAATTGATTTGAAGCTGTTGCCGTAGCTGCGCTGCCAGCCGCGGCCGAATGCCCGACCGCCGGCCGCGCCGCCGGCTTACTCACGGTAAGGCCGGGGCGCTGGCCCAGGTAGCCGCCGCGCCACAGGCCGCCGGCCAGCAGCGCCAGCAGCAGCATGGCCGCGGCCGAGAGCTGCCACCAGGCTACTACCCCCCGCCGGCGGCGCGACCGCGGGTGCAGGTGCTCGTCTTCGAGGCGCTCCCACAGCTCGCGGCGGGGCTGGGAAGCATGGCTCCCCAGCCCCGTGCGAAACAGGCTGTCCAGGCGCTCGGCCTCGGCCAGCTCGGCCAGGCGGCGCTGCAAGTCGGCGCTTGGCGGTGAGGCGTGCTGGCCCAGCTGCTGCCGAAAAAAGTCGTCAATATTATCAGAAGGCATAAAATATACAGGCTAAAAAGACGTGGTTTGCGGCGCTAGCCGGCGCTGGAGCATGGCCCGCGCCTTGCTAAGCTGCGACTTGCTGGTACCCTCCGAAATGCCCAGCGCCTCCGCGATTTCGAGGTGCGAGTAGCCTTCCAAGGCATAGAGGTTGAAGACGGCCCGGTAGCCGGGGGGTAGGGTTTGCAGCAGGGCCAGCAGCTCGTCGGCCTGCAGCTGGGTATCGGCGGTGGCGGGGGTGGTGGCCAGGTTTTCGGGCTGCGCAAAGTCCTCAAATGAGAGGTGCAGCGGCTCGCGGCGGCGCAGCTCCATAAGCGCCTGGTTCACCATAATGCGCCGCACCCAGCCCTCAAACGAGCCCTCCTGCCGAAACGTGGGCAGCGCCTGAAACACCTTGGCGAAACCCAGCAGCAGCGCTTCTTCAGCGTCTTCGGGGCGCTTGAGGTAGCGGCGGCACACCGTCAGCATCAGCCCCGCAAACTGGTTGTAGAGCTGGCGCTGGGCGCGGGGC from Hymenobacter psoromatis includes the following:
- a CDS encoding RNA polymerase subunit sigma-70, whose product is MTEPDLIAACLRGEPRAQRQLYNQFAGLMLTVCRRYLKRPEDAEEALLLGFAKVFQALPTFRQEGSFEGWVRRIMVNQALMELRRREPLHLSFEDFAQPENLATTPATADTQLQADELLALLQTLPPGYRAVFNLYALEGYSHLEIAEALGISEGTSKSQLSKARAMLQRRLAPQTTSF